A single genomic interval of Streptococcus suis harbors:
- a CDS encoding response regulator transcription factor: MSRILVVEDDIVISQVVCEFLKEYGYQVESVFDGKVALERFQEEQFDLIVLDIMIPSMTGLEVLKEIRKTSQIPILMLTAMGDEYTQLISFNQIISDYVVKPFSPTILVKRIENILRGKGDTDSIEIGTILIQPTSGAVYMEEEEVQLTKKEYEVLLYLAKRRGKIVSRDNLMMGIWGYTELDSRVLDNHIKNIRKKLPSLPLKTVVGRGYQIEDT, translated from the coding sequence ATGTCAAGGATCTTGGTTGTCGAGGATGACATAGTTATTAGTCAAGTTGTTTGTGAGTTTTTAAAAGAATATGGTTATCAGGTAGAATCTGTTTTTGATGGAAAGGTTGCTTTAGAAAGGTTTCAAGAAGAACAATTCGATTTAATTGTTTTAGATATCATGATTCCGTCTATGACAGGTTTGGAAGTACTGAAGGAAATTCGCAAAACTTCTCAGATTCCAATTTTGATGCTGACAGCCATGGGTGACGAATATACACAGCTTATTAGTTTTAATCAGATTATAAGTGATTATGTTGTTAAACCATTTTCACCAACTATATTGGTAAAACGGATTGAGAATATTTTGAGAGGAAAAGGAGATACAGATAGCATTGAGATAGGAACAATTCTTATTCAACCAACTAGTGGGGCAGTTTATATGGAAGAAGAAGAAGTTCAATTAACAAAAAAAGAATATGAAGTTTTACTATATTTAGCTAAACGACGTGGGAAAATTGTTAGTCGTGATAACTTGATGATGGGAATATGGGGATATACGGAATTGGATAGTCGTGTCTTAGATAATCATATCAAGAATATACGTAAAAAATTGCCGTCACTTCCTTTGAAGACAGTTGTTGGTCGTGGTTATCAAATAGAGGATACTTGA
- a CDS encoding CPBP family intramembrane glutamic endopeptidase, with the protein MWSPKKLTVLKWFDILILTIILFGDGIINSTLQYIALQNQTTTLQENLTFSTMDNYKALALQLVWLTIAIFYLLLRNFDFSIWKKHIFITPWVPLQAVALFIFSALCLDIYHLVSYQFLASNTPSMFQLFPNIDLSLILYSLLNGFYEEIFFLNLCLLVNPKYAKWAFLYSLIIRCSFHTYQGLISALGLGLILGTIFYLLYQKIKPKNLLPFFLAHAVADVIGLTILSYILY; encoded by the coding sequence ATGTGGAGTCCAAAAAAATTAACCGTATTAAAATGGTTTGATATTCTCATTCTAACAATTATTTTATTTGGAGATGGAATCATCAACTCTACTCTCCAATACATAGCCTTACAAAATCAAACTACAACTCTTCAAGAAAATTTGACATTTTCAACAATGGACAATTATAAGGCTTTGGCTCTACAGTTAGTTTGGCTCACAATAGCCATCTTCTATCTATTACTCCGAAATTTTGATTTCTCAATTTGGAAAAAACATATTTTTATTACTCCTTGGGTTCCATTACAAGCTGTTGCCTTATTCATTTTCTCTGCATTATGCTTGGATATCTATCATTTAGTATCCTATCAGTTTCTAGCTTCCAACACTCCATCCATGTTTCAATTATTTCCTAACATTGATTTATCACTGATTTTGTACTCATTGTTGAACGGATTTTATGAAGAAATTTTCTTCCTTAACCTGTGCTTACTGGTTAACCCTAAATATGCAAAATGGGCATTTTTATATTCATTAATTATTCGATGCAGTTTCCATACCTATCAAGGTTTAATTAGTGCACTCGGTTTAGGCTTAATTCTAGGAACTATTTTCTATCTACTTTATCAAAAAATAAAACCTAAAAATTTATTACCATTTTTCCTAGCACATGCTGTGGCTGATGTTATCGGTTTAACTATTCTATCATATATTCTATACTAG